The Rhododendron vialii isolate Sample 1 chromosome 1a, ASM3025357v1 region TTGTTAAATGCATCCGACATCAGTTAGTCAGTGAGGGAATGTGTCTCCACGTTGAAACACCAAATTTGGAGAGCGAAGGGAATAGGGACATGTGAAATATCACTTTTACTCTGCTTGATTTATTATGTATGCTAAAATGGTACGCACAAGGAGTCAACATAGGCAATTCACACATAACCCCTACCAAAATGACAACCACTTTAGAATTTTTTCCTACACAATGGCATCACTACCACCTATGAAAATGCAGATACATGCACTTTAAGCATTCAATTAATCAGCAACGAGACCAATGTGTCATAGCTTATTTGATTGCTTTCAATTAAACGCAGCTACATACTTTGAATAGCCATATAAAGCTTATGCACATTCCACAACTACATACTTTGAATAGCCATATAAAGCTCATGCACATTCCACAACCTACAACTCCAAAACCTAATGCTACACAGCTAATACCCGATGGATGATAAATGTACAAGAAAGCATACAATATCCAACAACATTAATAGGCTGACAAATTTATTTGAACCCAAACAAGAAACTAGCAGTATAACTATACCCATCAAGTTATCACAAATGGAAAGAaaaccaataaaccaaaatcactGATTACCTGAAATGATAGTGACCAAACCCATGCTTGACACCCCACTTGAATTCTCCCACATACCGGCTACCATCTTCGCATGTATGAACTCCACACCCATGACTCTGCCCATTTGACCATTCCCCTGCATATACATCACCTGTATAAAACCTATATACACCAAACCCATTCCTAAGGCCTTGCCTATACTGCCCTCGATACCGACTCCCTCTTGCCCAAGTCTCCACCCCAAAACCATCATACTTCCCATCAATCCAGTCCCCTTCATACCTTCCACTCATGTAATAGTAATATACCCCGCAACCCGAACACTTCCCTTTATGAAACTCGCCTTCGTACACATCCCCATTGCCATAAACCTCGACCCAACATCCCGAACTCACTTTCTTCTCCGGTTTCGGCCTCGACCCAATCGACCAAAACACCGGGAGAGGCGACCTGCACGCGTGGCTCGAAGACGAGAGCTTAATGGGGAACGACCGGGCAAGGAACAGGCGGATCGAGGGGAGGCGGGGGAGAGCTAGGTTGAGAGAGAACAGCAGGGCAGCAGAGAAGGCGAAGGCGGAGAGGAAATCGAGCACGAAGGAGTGGCTCGGATGGGATACCAAGAAGTAGAAGAATGGGAGAGACAGTAGGAGGATGAGTCGAAGGTGGATGCGGAGGCGGCGGAGGTTGTGGAGGCGGCGGAGGAGGCTTGAGACGGCTGCCTTCGCCATCGAAGACCTGTTCAGAAACTTAAATCCTAGTGCCGATAACGGTGGTAATTGGGTGTTTGATGATGAAAACGG contains the following coding sequences:
- the LOC131319029 gene encoding uncharacterized protein LOC131319029 — protein: MHQKKSEVQIGKESSGVSSDFNPTLPLLHHTQHNFNATPLRNLPQILIDPSFPLNTNNDPITPTPSSSTPKTTPHKRPLLTQTSIPNPNPSSSSLSKSPTLSNSLHQYPFSSSNTQLPPLSALGFKFLNRSSMAKAAVSSLLRRLHNLRRLRIHLRLILLLSLPFFYFLVSHPSHSFVLDFLSAFAFSAALLFSLNLALPRLPSIRLFLARSFPIKLSSSSHACRSPLPVFWSIGSRPKPEKKVSSGCWVEVYGNGDVYEGEFHKGKCSGCGVYYYYMSGRYEGDWIDGKYDGFGVETWARGSRYRGQYRQGLRNGFGVYRFYTGDVYAGEWSNGQSHGCGVHTCEDGSRYVGEFKWGVKHGFGHYHFRNEDVYAGEYFADKMHGFGVYRFGNGHRFEGAWHEGRRQGLGMYTFRNGETQSGHWNNGILDVPSTQNNSYLVSPVAVYHSKVLNAVQESRRATEKAYDVAKVDERVNRAIAAATRAANAARVAAVKAVQKQMHYNGNKDNNVQMPIV